Proteins encoded in a region of the Canis lupus dingo isolate Sandy chromosome 17, ASM325472v2, whole genome shotgun sequence genome:
- the LOC112664436 gene encoding uncharacterized protein LOC112664436 isoform X2, whose translation MGAIILPLFSDIIRKQIFVAVNQDAVIWSPPPPFPNNLNGAWPEAGPNAGGRRFSGSTRCQIAAGAGSLKCPGILPQAKAGPTCPSSAQTPEETPERPAALRREARPLPDLASGAERGALLLAVALWRHQGAPARAKVSEQPLGAVAVQVCRRLLTFAPNPVSPNPTARGAWQDRPPRPGGGLGGGAGCGHWKERQAYQDPHNLKICCRVNGEVVQSSNTNQMVFKTEELIAWVSQFVTLYPGDVILTGTPPGVGVFRKPPVFLKKGDEVQCEIEELGIIINKVV comes from the exons ATGGGTGCAATCATTCTTCCTCTTTTCAGTGATATAATCAGAAAACAGATATTCGTCGCTGTGAACCAGGACGCCGTAATTTGGTCTCCTCCACCACCTTTTCCCAACAATCTAAATGGTGCGTGGCCCGAAGCAGGACCCAACGCAGGTGGCCGCAGATTTTCAGGAAGCACTCGCTGTCAGATCGCTGCAGGTGCAGGGAGCCTCAAGTGTCCGGGAATTTTGCCTCAGGCAAAGGctggccccacctgccccagctccGCCCAGACGCCTGAGGAAACCCCAGAGAGACCGGCCGCCCTCAGGCGCGAGGCCCGCCCCCTCCCTGACTTGGCTTCCGGGGCAGAGCGAGGCGCCCTGCTATTGGCTGTTGCTCTCTGGCGTCACCAGGGAGCGCCCGCCCGTGCGAAAGTGTCTGAGCAGCCGCTGGGCGCAGTCGCCGTGCAGGTGTGCAGGCGCCTGCTGACCTTTGCCCCCAACCCCGTGAGCCCAAACCCGACAGCTCGGGGCGCTTGGCAAGACCGGCCGCCGCGGCCAG GAGGTGGACTGGGAGGTGGAGCTGGCTGTGGTCATTGGAAAGAAAGGCAAGCGTATCAAG ATCCACACAACTTAAAGATCTGCTGCCGAGTGAATGGGGAGGTGGTCCAGAGCAGCAATACCAACCAGATGGTATTTAAGACGGAAGAGCTGATAGCTTGGGTCTCCCA GTTCGTCACTCTTTACCCAGGGGATGTCATCCTGACTGGGACCCCCCCAGGTGTTGGTGTATTCAGGAAACCTCCAGTTTTTCTCAAG AAGGGCGATGAAGTTCAATGTGAAATCGAAGAACTAGGCATCATCATCAACAAGGTTGTGTGA
- the LOC112664436 gene encoding fumarylacetoacetate hydrolase domain-containing protein 2A isoform X1, translating into MLVSCRKLLTTLLQAQKWPFQPSRNMRLVQFQAPHLLGPHLGLESGNGGGVINLNTFDPTLPKTMMEFLEQGEATLSVARRALAAQLPVLPRSEVTFLAPVTRPDKVVCVGMNYVDHCKEQNVPVPKEPIIFSKFASSIVGPYDEVILPPESQEVDWEVELAVVIGKKGKRIKATDAMAHVAGFTVAHDVSARDWQMRRNGKQWLLGKTFDTFCPLGPALVTKDSIADPHNLKICCRVNGEVVQSSNTNQMVFKTEELIAWVSQFVTLYPGDVILTGTPPGVGVFRKPPVFLKKGDEVQCEIEELGIIINKVV; encoded by the exons ATGCTGGTCTCCTGTAGAAAGTTGCTCACAACTCTGCTGCAGGCGCAGAAGTGGCCCTTTCAACCCTCCAGAAATATGAGACTGGTACAGTTCCAAGCACCCCACCTGTTGGGACCTCACCTGGGCTTGGAGTCAGGGAATGGCGGGGGGGTCATCAATCTCAACACCTTTGACCCCACACTGCCCAAGACGATGATGGAGTTCCTGGAGCAGGGAGAGGCTACTCTCTCAGTGGCAAGAAG AGCTTTGGCTGCCCAGTTGCCAGTCCTACCACGGTCAGAGGTGACCTTCCTGGCCCCAGTCACACGGCCAGACAAGGTGGTATGTGTGGGAATGAATTATGTAGACCACTGCAAAGAGCAGAATGTTCCTGTGCCAAAGGAGCCTATCATCTTCAGCAAGTTTGCCAGCTCCATCGTGGGGCCCTATGATGAGGTCATCCTCCCACCAGAGAGCCAG GAGGTGGACTGGGAGGTGGAGCTGGCTGTGGTCATTGGAAAGAAAGGCAAGCGTATCAAG GCCACAGATGCTATGGCACATGTGGCCGGCTTCACTGTGGCTCATGATGTAAGTGCTCGTGACTGGCAAATGAGACGCAACGGAAAGCAGTGGCTGCTGGGAAAAACCTTTGACACCTTCTGCCCCCTGGGCCCTGCCTTGGTGACCAAGGACAGTATAGCAG ATCCACACAACTTAAAGATCTGCTGCCGAGTGAATGGGGAGGTGGTCCAGAGCAGCAATACCAACCAGATGGTATTTAAGACGGAAGAGCTGATAGCTTGGGTCTCCCA GTTCGTCACTCTTTACCCAGGGGATGTCATCCTGACTGGGACCCCCCCAGGTGTTGGTGTATTCAGGAAACCTCCAGTTTTTCTCAAG AAGGGCGATGAAGTTCAATGTGAAATCGAAGAACTAGGCATCATCATCAACAAGGTTGTGTGA